Part of the Dokdonella sp. genome, TTCGAGACGATGTGATGGACGTGCGCGTAGCTCTCGACCGCCATCAGTTCATCGACCGCGATGCTGCCTGGCACGCAGACGCGGCCGAGATCGTTGCGCTCGAGGTCAATCAGCATGACGTGTTCGGCGCGTTCCTTCGGATGACCGACCAGTTCGAGGATGCGCGCAGCGGTGTCGTCGCCGTCCAGGCGCGGGCGCGTGCCGGCGATCGGCCGCGTCTGCACGGCGCGGCCGCGCGTCTCGACCAGGCGCTCGGGCGAGGAACTCGCCACGGCGAAGCCTTCGTACTGGAAGAAGCCGGCGAACGGCGCTGGATTCGCGCGGCGCAAGGCCGCGTGGATGTCGATCGGCCGCGTGCCGGGCGCCAGCGCGACGCGCCATTCGCGCGAGAGGTTGACCTGGAACACGTCGCCGGCCCGCAGGTACTCGTGGGTGCGCGCGACGCCGTCGAGGAAACGTGCCGGCGCATCCTCGTCGACGCCGACGACGCGCGGCGCAACGGCGTCGAGCGGCGCGCAGGCGGCGAGGTCCGCGACCAGCTTGTCGAGCAGGTCTTCATGGCCGGCTTCGGCGACGAGCACGGTGCGCTGCTCGCGATGATCGAACAGGATCGCCGCCGGGCAGCGCAGGGCGAGCGCGACTGGCAAGGGCGACGGCGCGAGCCGCGAGCGCAGGCGCGGCTCGATCTCGCCGGCCAGTTCGTAGCCGAGATAGAGCAGCCAGCCGCCGTGGAACGGCCAGTCGTCGGGGGATTCACTGCTGCCGCCCGCGGCCGACCATGCCGCATCGAGCGCATCGAGGAACGGCAGGCCAAGCGCGCAACCGTCACCATCGCGCGTCACGCCATCGGCGTCGAGCCGCAAGGTTTCCTGCGGGAAGGCGAACAGGATGTCCCAACGCGCCTGTGGCGTGCCGGTGGCGACGCTTTCGAGCAGGCCCGGATAGCGTGCCGGTTCGGCCGCGGCGAGCGCGGCGAGGTCGTGGCGAGCGGCCATGACACGCGCCGTCGCCATGTCGCCACGTCGATTCGTCGTCGTGTTCAGATGCGCCGGAAGACGAGCGTGCCGTTGGTGCCGCCGAAGCCGAAGCCGTTCGACACGGCGACGTCGATCTTCTTCTCGCGCGCCACGTTCGGCACGTAGTCGAGGTCGCAACCCTCGCCCGGATTCTCGAGGTTGATCGTCGGCGGAATGATGCCGTGGTGCAGGGCGAGGATCGTGAAGATCGCCTCGACACCGCCGGCCGCGCCGAGCAGGTGGCCAGTCATCGACTTGGTCGAGCTGACCATGGTCCTGTAGGCGTGCTCGCCGAGCGCGCGCTTGAGTGCCAGCGTTTCGGCGACGTCGCCGAGTGGCGTCGAGGTGCCGTGCGCGTTGAGGTACTCGACCTGGTCCGGGTTGATACCGGCGTCCTTCATCGCCGCCGCCATGCAACGGGCCGGGCCTTCGCCGCTCTCGCTCGGCGCGGTCATGTGGAAGGCATCGCTGCTGCTGCCGCTGCCGGCCAGTTCGCAATAGATGCGCGCGCCGCGCTTCTTCGCCGATTCGTATTCCTCGAGCACGAGGATGCCGGCGCCGTCGCCGAGCACGAAGCCGTCGCGGTCCTTGTCCCACGGCCGGCTGGCGCGCTGCGGGTCGTCATTGCGCGTCGACATCGCCTTCATCGAGCAGAAGCCGCCGACCGCGGTCGGGACGGTGGCATATTCGGCGCCGCCGGCCACCATGATGTCGGCATCGCCGTACTGGATCAGGCGCATGGCCATGCCGATGCTGTGGTTCGAGGTCGCGCAGGCCGACACCGCAGAGAAGTTCGGCCCCTTGATGCCGGTCATGATCGAAAGGTGCCCGGCGACCATGTTGATGATCGTCGACGGCACGTAGAACGGCGAGATCTTGCGCGGCCCGCCTTCGTGCCAGGCCACCGTGGTCTTCTCGATGCCGGCGATGCCGCCGATGCCGGAGCCGATCAACGCACCGGTGCGCTCGGCATTGGAGTCATCGATGACCAGGCCGGCGTCGGCGATCGCCATCAGTGCTGCGGCGACGCCGTAGTGGATGAAGGAATCCATCTTCTTGACGTCCTTCGCCGGGATCCACAGCGCCGGATCGAAATCGCGCACCTCGCCGGCGATGCGGGTCGGGAACGCCGAGACATCGAAGTTGGTGATCGGCCCGATGCCGCTGCGCCCTGCGACGATATTGCCCCAGGCGGTATTGAGGTCATTGCCGACAGGGCTGACGATGCCGAGGCCGGTGACGACGACGCGACGCTTGCTCATGCTCGGGAATCCACGGGCGGGGAAGCGCAGCCACTACATACGGCGGCGTAGCGTTTCCGGTTCTGGAAATGAAAGCTGCGCCTCGAGGGCGCAGCTGGGCGGAACATCCGGGAACGGGACCGTCGCGGTTCGCCCCGCGTGCAGCCCCGCTCCAACGCCGGCATCAAGACTTGACGTGGGCCTTGACGTAGTCGACGGCCTGCTGGACGGTGGTGATCTTCTCGGCTTCCTCGTCCGGGATCTCGCACTCGAACTCCTCCTCGAGCGCCATCACCAGCTCGACCGTGTCGAGCGAATCGGCGCCCAGATCGTCGACGAACGACGCGCTCGGCGTGACCTCGTCCTCCTTCACGCCCAACTGTTCGATGACGATTTTCTTGACGCGTTCTTCGATAGTGCTCACGAGTTGATCTCCCGAGGGATGCTTGTTCGATATTCGACCACGCGGCAGCGGACAGCGGTCCGGCCACGCGGGGGCGGGGCATTGTAGAGGAAGCCGCCAGAGCAAGCCAGCAAGGGCCGGCCCGCCTTCTAGGCCATGTGCATGCCGCCATTGACATGCAGCGTCTCGCCGGTGATGTAGGCCGCCGCCGGCGAGGCGAGGAAGGCCACCGCCTCGGCGATGTCCTCGGGCGAGCCGAGGCGCTGCAGGGCGATCTGGCCGACCAGCGCGTTGCGCTGCTCCTCCGGCAACGCGCGCGTCATGTCGGTGTCGATGAAACCCGGCGCGACCACGTTGACGGTGACGCCGCGCGAGCCGATCTCGCGCGCCAGCGATTTCGAGAAGCCGACGATGCCGGCCTTGGCCGCCGCGTAGTTGGCCTGGCCGGCGTTGCCGATCGAGCCGATCACCGAGGCGATGCTGATGATGCGGCCTTTGCGCGCCTTCATCATGCCGCGCATCACGGCCTTCGAGGCGCGGTAGACGGAACTGAGATTGGTGTCGAGGATGGCCTGCCAGTCGTCGTCCTTCATGCGCATCAGCAACTGGTCGCGCGTGATGCCGGCATTGTTGACGAGGATCGTCACCGCGCCGAATTCCTTCGTGACGTCCTCGACCAACGCCTCGACCGCGGCGCCGTCACGCACGTCGAGCACGCGCCCTGCCCCACCCTGCGCGGCCAGCCGCTCGCCGATCGCCGCCGCACCGGCCTCGCTCGTCGCCGTGCCAACCACGATCGCACCACGCGCCGCCAGCGCCGCCGCGATCGCCGCGCCGATGCCGCGGCTCGCGCCGGTGACGAGGGCGACTTCGCCCCCCAACACGCCCGTCATTTCGCAATTCTCCAAATACCAGGAATGTCAGATCACGATAGCGCAGTCCGAGCCAAACGAGCCATCGCAAGTTCGCGATCGTATTGACGCATCGCATTGTTGCGCGAGATCCGTCGTGCTTGGGCAACACTCCCCGCGTGCTCGGTGTGTTCCGTGTTTCAGGCTTTTGCGTACGCTCAGGCCCATACCGCTCGGGCGTCTTCGTGTTCCGCCGGCGTGCCGAGCGCACGTGCGTCGAGGCTCTTGTCGATGCGCTTGACCAGGCCGCACAACACCTTGCCGGGACCGCATTCGCCGATGCGCGTGATGCCGGCAGCGGCGAGCGCCTGCACGCAGCCGGTCCAGCGCACCGGCAGGTAGAGCTGGCGCACGAGGGCATCGCGGATCGCATCGACGCCGTGCTCGATGCGCGCGTCGACGTTCTGCACAACCGGGATTTCCGGTGCCTTCCACGCATAGGCCGACATCGCTTCGGCGAGGCGGTTCGCGGCCTCGCGCATCAGCGGCGTGTGCGAGGGCACGCTGACGGCGAGCTTTACCGCCTTGCGCACGCCGTTCTCGGCGAGCTTCGCGATCGCCGCGTCGACGGCGGCAGCATGGCCGCCGATGACGATCTGGCCCGGCGAGTTGTAGTTGGCCGGCACGACGACGTGGTCGCCGGAGACTTCCTCGCAGATGCGCGCGACGAGGTCATCGTCGGCGCCGAGTACGGCGGCCATCGCACCGACGCCGGCCGGCGCGGCGGCCTGCATGGCCTGGCCGCGGATGCGCACAAGATGGGCCGCGTCGCGCAGGGCGAGCGCGCCGGCGGCGACGAGGGCGGTGTATTCGCCGAGGCTGTGCCCGGCCAGCAGCGCCGGACGCGGGCCGTGTTCGGCCTGCCAGGCGCGCCAGGCGGCGATGCCCGCGGCGAGCAGGGCCGGTTGCGTGTATTCGGTGCGGTTGAGCATTTCCTCCGGGCCGGACTGCGACAGGGTCCAGAGGTCGGTGCCGGCACCTTCGGAGGCTTCGTCGAAGGTCGCGCGCACGAGGGCGTGGCGGTCGGCCAGGTCGGCGAGCATGCCGACCGATTGCGAGCCCTGGCCGGGGAAGACGAAAGCAAGGTTGGCTGAACTCATGCGTGGCCTCCAAATGGATTCTGCCGGTGGGTTGGAGACTTCCGGCCTGGGAACGTCCCGATCTTCCCGATCGCGTCTGCAGCCGCTCCCACAAAAGCCACTCCACCGGCTCAGGAGCTCTGCGGGAGCGACTTCAGTTGCGAATCGGCCTTGTCAGGGCGCCTTCAATACTTGAGCAGGGCCGAGGCCCAGGTGAAGCCGCCGCCGAAGGCTTCAAGCAGGATGGTCTGTCCGCGCTGCACGCGGCCCGAGCGCACGGCTTCGTCCAGCGCCAGCGGCACCGAGCCGGACGAGGTGTTGCCGTGGCGGTCGACGGTGACGATGACGCGTTCCATCGGCAGCTTCAGGCGTTTGGCGGTCGCCTCTATGATGCGCAGGTTGGCCTGGTGTGGAATCAGCCAGTCCACTTCCGATTCGTGCATGCCGGCCGCTTCGAGCGTCTCACCGACGATGCGGTCGAGCGTCTTCACGGCCACCTTGAACACCTCGTTGCCGGTCATCATCACGCGCACGCCGTGGTTTGGCTCGTCGCGGAACCCGGCGGAAACGCCGACCGGGTTGTACAGCAGGTGCTTGTAGCCGCCATCGGCGTGCAACTTGGTGGTCAGGATGCCGGGCTCTTCCGAGGCTTCCAGCACGACCGCGCCGGCGCCGTCGCCGAACAGCACGCAGGTGCTGCGGTCGTTCCAGTCGAGCATGCGCGTCAGCGTTTCGGCACCGACGACGAGCGCCTTCTTCGCCTGCCCGCTGCGGATGAAGGCATTGGCGACGCCGAGCGCGTAGACGAAGCCCGAGCAGGCCGCGTTAACGTCGAACGCGGCGCAGCCGTTGGCACCGAGGCGGTGCTGCAGCAGGCAGGCGGTCGACGGGAAGATGATGTCGGGCGTGGTCGTGCCGAGCACGATCAGGTCGATTTCGGCAGCCGCCACGCCGGCCGCCTCGAGTGCGCGCGTGGCGGCGTGGAAGGCGAGGTCGCAGGTCGTCTCGCCATCGGCGGCGACACGGCGCTCGCGGATGCCGGTGCGCGTGCGGATCCACTCGTCGCTGGTCTCGACGCGCTGTTCGAGATCGGCATTGGTGACGATGTTGGCCGGCAGGTAGCTGCCGGTGCCTGCGATGCGTGAATACAAGACGGCCGTCTCCCGGAAAGCGGAAAGCGGCCACCGCCGGGGGCGGAAGCCGCCGCGCAGGATCGAACGGGACTCAGTCCTCGTCGGAGACGACGGCGCCCTTGGTCTCGATGACCTTCTTGCCGCGGTAGTAGCCGTCCTTGGTGACGTGGTGGCGCAGGTGCACCTCGCCCGAGGTCGGGTCGGTCGACAACTGCTTGGCGGTCAGGGCGTCGTGCGAACGACGCATGCCGCGGCGGGACGGGGTTTTGCGACTCTTGGCAACAGCCATGGTGACTCTCCAGGTGGATCGGTGCTTGCGGGCAAGCGGTGGGGTTGGGAAATGGTGCAGGGGCGCCGTCAATGGCGCGGATTCTTCAGTTGGGCCAGCGCGGCGAACGGGTTCGCCGCCGCTTGCGCGGTTTCCGGCAGGCTTGCCAGCACCACGTCCTCGATCGGCGCGCCCGGCCCCAGGGCGACGACGGGCAGCGCAAGTATCAGTTCGTCTTCGATGACATCCTTCAATGCGAGCTGGCCGCCTTCGACCAGCAACGCTTCATACGGTGGCGGCAACCCGGCCTCGTCGGCTTCGTCGGCGATCAGGCCGAGCGCCTGGTCGATCGCGACCGGCAGCATGAAGACGTCGAGCGTGCGCTGGCAGACCAGGGCGACCTCTCCATGCAGCTGCATGCGCAACCAGGCGACGCCGAACTCGTCCGTGCCGAACTCCAATCTGTATTCGATCCCGCCTTCGCCATTGGCGAGCGCTTCGCGCAGGCGCGGCATCGAATCGATGGCCAGCCGCCCCTCGAAGACCCGGCGCGCCTGCACGATGCGCCACGGATCGACACTTTCAGGCAGGGCAGCGGACATGGGCGCGCGATGGTAGGTTCGCCCCCCTGCGATGTCAACCTGAACGCGTGGAAATCCATTGTGCCGGCGCAGGTTTGCATCGTTGTCATGGCCGAATCCGCAGACCGCGTCAGGGGCAAATTGCCGGGGCTGCGCGCATTCGGCAGACTGCCGCCATGATCTACGTGTTCGCCGTCGCCGCTGTCCTCGTTCCGCTCGCCCTCGCCTTCTGGTGGCGCGAGCGCCGCTCGCTCGCGCGTACGCGCACGCTGCGCACCATCCTCGACGAGGCCGACGCACTCGAACGAGAGTTGCAGGACTGCCGGGCGCGCCTGCGCGAGATTCCCGCCCTCGTGCACGGCCTGGCTCCCGGCACGGCACTGTCCGCCCATGCAACCCTGGCTGCCGAACCACAGGTCCAGCAGGCCCTGCACGATCTGCTGCAGCATCGCCTGTGGCTGCGCGAGCACGCCGCGTCCGCTCCGCTGCCGGCCCTGCAGGCGGCCTCGGCAGCACTGGCCGAATCGCGGCGAAAGCTGGCCGTCCAGCTCGTTCGCCTCGCCGAGGTCAGCGAAGAGCTCGCCAGCGCCCGGGCGCGTTGAACATTTCGACAGAGCCACGGCGTAGGAAACAGCTTCAGCCGTGATGCTCTGGTCGTACAACGTCACAAAGAAGGAGCATCACGCCTGAAGGCGTTTCCTACAGGCGCCGGGAACCCGTGGCCGCGAATGGATACGCGCAGCCCGGCGCGCCATGCTGGCCCGGCACAACGCCGGTCAGGAAGGCGATGCGCTTGCGCCCGCCGTAGAGGTCGAGGCGTTCGACCGGTTCGAGCGCGGCGATGCGCGTACACAGGCCGGCCAGCCAGGCCGCACGATCGCGTTCGCGCAGGGCGGTTTCGTCGACGGCAAGCAGGACGCGCGAACCGGCCAGTGCGCGCAGCGCCTGCTCGTCGCGCTGCCACAGCGAAAGCTGCATGGCGCGGCCGTGCCTTGCGTTCAGTGGACTGTCGAGGACGAAAACCGGTCGCTTCCCGCCGAGAGCAAAATCGAGTTCGGCGGCGAGCATGAAGTTGTCGGCGACGAGCACAATGCGCGCCCGGGTGTCGTTGGCGATCAACCGGCGCGCAGCTTCGCCAGCCTCGTTCCAGCCGACGAAACGGTTCGGGAAGACCTTGCCCTGGGCAAGTTTGGTCACAGCCCACGGCTGCGTGGCCGCGGCGAACCAGGCCAGCACGATCACGCCGCCAATCGCGGCCAGCAGACCGCCAGCGATGCCGAGGCCACGGCGCAGGCCCGGCGGCCATGCGCGCATCGCCATCGGCAGCACGGCGATCAGGAACAACCAGGCCTGCAGGGGCCAGTGCACGCGGAAGCGTTCGCTGTCGGCGAACAGGCCGAGCACGAACCAGGCAAGCAGGGTCGCACCAGCGATCGAAGCAATCAGATCCCAGGGCGCGCCTTCGTGGCGACGTCGCCAGGACGACACCAGGGCAGCGAGCAGGGCCGCAAACAGCACGGGCGTAACCACCAGCGCCTGCTCGAGCGGCTGTACGAGCGCATCGGCGTGGAAGGCCCAGGGATGGCGCTCGACGAACTGGAAGCCGAGGCCACGCCAGGCATGCGTGACGTTGAACACGAGCAGCGGCAACAGGCCGAGCGCCGAAATCGCCAGCGCGAGCCACACGCCGACACGCCTCCATTGAGCCCGCCCACGCGGCATGACCACGAAGAACACCAGCCCTGCAGCGAGCAGCATGGCCGCGCGGTAGTGCGCCAGCCAGGCCAACGCGAGGGCGAAGCCAACCAGACTCCAGGCACGCACCGATCCACTGCGCAAGGCACGATCGAGCGCGAGCAGCGCAAGCAGCGCAGCCCAAGTCAGCGGCACGTCTGGCAGCGCGAGCACGCCGAGCGTACCGGCTAGCGGCATCGCCAGCGTCCACAGGCCGGCCTGCCAGCCTGCGCGTGCGTCGAAACAGGAGCGCACGAAGACGACCACCATCCAGGGCAGCGCAGCGCCAAGCACGAGGAACATCGAACGCATGCCCAGTGGTGAATGGCCGAACAGCGCTTCGCCGGCGGCGATCAGCCAGGCGGTGAGGCCCGGCACGTCGCTGTAGGTCCAGGCGAGGTGGCGGCTCTCCTGCCAGTAGAAGGCTTCGTCGACGAACGGTGGCAGGGTCGCCGCGATCCACACCTTGGCGATGCCGATGAGCAGGAATGCGGCAGCGAACAGGCGATCCCAGGGCCGCGCATCGTGCCTGCGCGCGGACCCGCTCGCGGCCGCTACACTGGTCGCTCCCCGCGCCGCGATTGCGCCTTGATCCATTCCAACGAACCCCTTGCCGACGATGCCCGATACTCCGACGACGCCACCCAACCTGCTCCTGCCCGCCCTGCGCCAGGCGCTCGCGCGCGGTATCGACCAGGTCAACACGGTTCTGCTCGGCAAACCGCGCGAAGTGCGTCTCGCATTCGTCAGCCTGCTCGCCGGTGGCCACCTGCTGATCGAGGACCTGCCCGGCGTCGGCAAGACCACGCTCGCACATGCCCTGGCGGTGACGCTCGGCCTGGACTTCCAGCGGGTGCAGTTCACCAGTGACCTGCTGCCGTCCGACATTATCGGGGTCAGCATCTACGCGCGCGAGCCCGGCGAGTTCCGCTTCCATCCTGGCCCACTGTTCACGCAATTGCTGCTGGCGGACGAAATCAACCGCGCTTCACCAAAGACACAGAGTGCCCTGCTCGAGGCCATGGCCGAGGGCCAGGTCACCGTCGACGGGAGTACACACGCGCTGCCGGCGCCGTTCTTCGTCGTCGCCACGCAGAATCCGGTCGACTTCGCCGGCACGTTCCCGTTGCCCGATTCGCAACTCGACCGTTTCATGCTGCGCATGAGTCTCGGTTATCCGGACCGCGCGGCCGAGTGCGCGATGCTCGCGGCCATCGACCGCCACCGATTGCTCGAAACACTGACCCCATGCCTGTCGCCGGGGGACGTCGCCGCGCTGCGTACGGCGACCACGCGCGTGCTCGTCAGCACCGCCCTGGTCGAGTATGTGCAGCGCCTGCTCGAAACGAGCCGTGCGCACGGAGAGATCCGCGTCGGCCTGTCTCCGCGAGCCGGTCTCGCCCTGCTCGCCGCAGCGCGGGCGCATGCGCTGATCGCCGACCGCGCCTACGTGCTGCCCGAGGATGTACAGGCGGTGTTCCCGTTCGTCGCCGCGCACCGCCTGACACCGGGCTCGAATGCACGCCGCGGCCGTGACGAACTCGCAGTGGCCGTGCTCGAAGCCACGCCGGTCGGATGAACACCACCGCGGCACGCATTTCGCTGCGCCAGCGGCTGCTGGCTGTGGCCGAACGCCGTCTGCCGGCATTGACGCGCCTGCGTGCCGCCGAGGCCGTTCCGATCACCCTGCACCGCGGGCGCATCTACGTGCTGCCGAGCAGGTTCGGCATCGCCTTTGCGACCCTGCTCATGGTCATGCTGGTCGGCGCACTCAATTATTCGAACAACCCTGCCCTGCTGTTGACCTGCGTGCTCGCCGCCGCGGCCTGGATGAGCCTGTTCGTCGGCTTCCGCACGCTCGCCGGTCTGCAGCTGATCGGCGTCAGCGCCGGGGAATGCCATGCCGACGCCAGCGTCGAATTGCACCTGCGTTTCGACACCGGCACGCGCATCCGACCACACCTGCGCCTGCGCCGCGAAACGGCCGAAACCGCGTTCGCCCTGTCCGCCGGCTCCGTGTCCGCCGTCGGCCTGACGGTGCCAACCGGGCAGCGCGGCTGGCTCGCGGTCGGGCGCATCCGCCTGTGGACGACGCAGCCGCTCGGCTTGTTCACGATCTGGAGCTGGCTGCACCCCGATGTGCGCGTGCTGGTCTATCCGGCCATCGAACAGCCGACGCCGGCCTTCCCGGAAGGTGATGGCGGCCATGGTCAGCAGGCAACCAGGGGCGGCGACGAGTACGCCGGCCTGCGCGACTACCGCGCCGGCGACCCACCGCGCCGGATCGCCTGGAAGGCCTCGGCCCGCGGCGACACGCTGCGCGTGCGCGAGGATGAGCACCTGGTCGACCGCAGTCTCGTGTTCGATTACGACGCCGTGCCTCTCACCGATACCGAGGCACGCATCCGCCGCCTCGCCGCCTGGGTGCTGGCGGCTGAGTCGGCCGGGCGCAGCTATGCGCTCCTGACACCGCAGCAGACCATCGGCCCTGGTCTCGGCACACACCATTGCACGGCCTGCCTGCGCGCCCTCGCATTGTTGCCGCATGCGTCTGACTGAGCGCCAGTTCGACTTCACCAGCCTTTCCGCGCTGGCTGCCGTGGCCGCGCACCTCGGGCACCTGCCGGTGTGGCTCGGTCTGGCATTCGTCACCATCGTGCCCCTGCGTTGGTACGGACGACGTCGTGGTGCCGGCATCGTGCCGGCCTGGCTGCGCGTGCCGCTGGTATTCGTGCTGGTCGCTGCCGTAGTCCTGCAATACGGCAACATCTTCGGCCGTGACGCGGGCAGCGCCCTCGGCTGTGGCCTGTTGACGCTCAAACTGCTCGAAACCGACCGCTTGCGTGACGCGCGCGCCGTTCTCGGCTTTTCCGCCTTCGTGCTCATGAGCGCGCTGCTGTTCACACAGACGCTCGCGTTCACCGCCCTGTTGTGCGTGGTCGTGGTCGTGCTGCTCGCCTCGCTCAACGCGCTCGAACCGGCACCGACCGATCCCGCGCATCCGTGGCGCGAGCGCCTGCGTGCAGGCACCCTGATCGCCATGCTTGGCCTGCCGCTGGCCGCGGCCTCTTTCCTGTTCATCCCGCGCCTGGCCACGCCACTGTGGGGCGCACCGGGCTTCGATGCCGAGGCCCGTACGGGCTTGAGCGACCGCATGGCGCCTGGCTCGATGACCGACCTGCTCATCGACGACAGCCCGGCCTTGCGCGTCACTTTCGACGGCGCAGTGCCGGCGCCGGCCGAGCGCTATTTCCGCGCGATCGTGCTGTGGGATTTCGACGGGCATGCCTGGACGCGCGATGGTGCCTGGGGGCGCGTGAGCACCGAAACCGTCGATATCGAGGGTACGCCGGTCGCTCACGAAATCTCCCTGGAGCCGACCGACCGGCCGTGGCTGGTCGCGCTCGACGTGCCGCTGGCCGGCCCCGACGGCGTGCGCATGACCAGCGACCGCAGCCTGGTCAGCCCGATGCGCGGGCCGCCACCGCGACACTACCGGGTGGAATCGGCGACCCGCTATCGCCTGGCCTCGTCGTTGACCGACTTCGAGCGCCGTCGCGCCCTGCGCCTGCCAGCCGACTTCAATCCGCGCACGCACGAACTGGCCGCGCGTTGGCGTGCCGAAGGCGCCGACGATGTGGCCGTCATGCGCAAGTCGCTCGAACTGTTCCGCGACGAGTTCACCTACACCTTGTCGGCACCGCTGCTCGGTCGCGATACGGTCGATGATTTCCTGTTCTCGACCAAGGCTGGCTTTTGCGAGCACTACAGCTCCGCCTTCGTGTATCTCATGCGCGCCGCCGGCATCCCCGCCCGCGTCGTCATCGGTTATCAAGGCGGGTGGCACAACACGCTCGGCAATTATCTGCTCGTACGCAATTCCGACGCACATGCCTGGGCCGAAATCTGGCTGCACAGGCGCGGCTGGGTGCGCGTCGATCCAACCGCCGCGGTCAGTCCGGATCGCGTGCAGCGCGGCACCGGCGGTGGCTCGGGCGGAGCCACGGCCGGCGAATGGTGGCGCAACCTGCGCAACCACCTCGACGTCGTCAATCGTCTGTGGACGCAGACGATCGTGCAGTTCAACGCGATGCGTCAGCAGAGCTTGCTGACGCCGTTCGGCATCGACAAGGCCAGTCGCAGGGATCTTGTCCTTGCACTGGCCACGCTGGTCGGCCTGGTGCTGGCTGGCGCCACCCTGTGGGTAATCCGTTCCGGACGCCGCCGTGTCAGCGACCCGCTCGACGAGGCCTGGAAAACCCTGCGCTCGAAAGCCGCGCGCGCCGGCATCACCGATCTTGCCGCCGAGGGCCCGCTTGATTACCGCGCGCGTCTCGTCGCCGCACATGTCGATGCCGCGGCCCGCCTGGTCGACGATTTCATCGAACTGCGCTACGCGCATGTCGAACCGCCGGCTGAACGGGTGCTTGCGTTCGTCGACGCAGTGAAGCAATTGCGCTTGCCGCGCACGCCTCGAAAGGACGAACATCAGCGACGGAACGTGGCTCCGCCGCGTCCATGAGAACCGAAGTCTCGCGGAGAAGCACCATGTACAAGTCCCTGCTCCCGTTGCCGCTGGCCCTGCTTCTTGGCGCCTGCGCCACGACGCCGCAACCGATCGCCGGCGAATTCACCGCTGTCACGCCGGCGCAGAGCGTCGCCAGCGGCCGCACCGGCGAGCGCGTGCGCTGGGGCGGCGTGATCATCCGGGTCGAACCGCGCGCCGACTCGACCTGTTTCGAAGTGCTCGGCCGCGAACTCGACTCGCAATCGCGCCCGCGTCCACGCGATCGCAGCGAAGGCCGCTTCATCGCCTGCCGCGCCGGTTTCTACGATCCGGAAGTGTTCGTGCGCGGTCGCGAGCTGACCGTCACCGGAACCGTCACCGGCAGCGAGCGCGGCAAGGTCGGCGAATACGAATACACCTATGCGCATGTCGCCGCCGACGCGATCCATCTGTGGCCGAAGCGCCCGGTCGTTGTCGAACAGCGTTACTGGGGTCCCGATCCATTCTGGGGTCCGGGCTGGGGGCCGTACTGGGGTCACGGCTGGTGGGGTCCACCGCCGGTAGTCATCGTCAAACCACGTCCGCAGCCACAACCGAAGCCTTGATCGGGGTCCATCGTCAGGGGCGATGCTCTCGCCTACGGGCACCACGAAAAACATCGCCCGTGAACGGGCTCCTGCGCGTGGGGCAGGATGCGCCTCAACCCGGTGGCCACGTCATCTGTCGACCGGCCAGCAGGTGCAGGTGCAGGTGGTAGACACTCTGCCCGCCGTGGCGGTTGCAGTTGATGACCAGCCGGTAGCCGTCCTCGGAAAATCCCTGTGCCTTCGCGTAGCGCGTCGCGGCCAGCACGAGCTTGCCGACCAGCGGGGCGTCGCCTTCCTCGAGGTCGTTCAGCGTCGGGATCTGCCGGCGCGGGATGAACAGCACATGCGTCGGCGCCTGCGCGGCGATGTCGCGGAAGGCGAGGATTTCCCCGTCTTCGTGGACGATGTCGGCGGGAATCTCGCGTCGGATGATCTTGTCGAAGATGGTCTCGCTCATGTCGGCCCTCCTCAGGCGATGGTCTGGCGACCGCCGAAGGCATGCGCCAGCGT contains:
- the fabD gene encoding ACP S-malonyltransferase yields the protein MSSANLAFVFPGQGSQSVGMLADLADRHALVRATFDEASEGAGTDLWTLSQSGPEEMLNRTEYTQPALLAAGIAAWRAWQAEHGPRPALLAGHSLGEYTALVAAGALALRDAAHLVRIRGQAMQAAAPAGVGAMAAVLGADDDLVARICEEVSGDHVVVPANYNSPGQIVIGGHAAAVDAAIAKLAENGVRKAVKLAVSVPSHTPLMREAANRLAEAMSAYAWKAPEIPVVQNVDARIEHGVDAIRDALVRQLYLPVRWTGCVQALAAAGITRIGECGPGKVLCGLVKRIDKSLDARALGTPAEHEDARAVWA
- the fabG gene encoding 3-oxoacyl-ACP reductase FabG, with the protein product MTGVLGGEVALVTGASRGIGAAIAAALAARGAIVVGTATSEAGAAAIGERLAAQGGAGRVLDVRDGAAVEALVEDVTKEFGAVTILVNNAGITRDQLLMRMKDDDWQAILDTNLSSVYRASKAVMRGMMKARKGRIISIASVIGSIGNAGQANYAAAKAGIVGFSKSLAREIGSRGVTVNVVAPGFIDTDMTRALPEEQRNALVGQIALQRLGSPEDIAEAVAFLASPAAAYITGETLHVNGGMHMA
- the fabF gene encoding beta-ketoacyl-ACP synthase II — encoded protein: MSKRRVVVTGLGIVSPVGNDLNTAWGNIVAGRSGIGPITNFDVSAFPTRIAGEVRDFDPALWIPAKDVKKMDSFIHYGVAAALMAIADAGLVIDDSNAERTGALIGSGIGGIAGIEKTTVAWHEGGPRKISPFYVPSTIINMVAGHLSIMTGIKGPNFSAVSACATSNHSIGMAMRLIQYGDADIMVAGGAEYATVPTAVGGFCSMKAMSTRNDDPQRASRPWDKDRDGFVLGDGAGILVLEEYESAKKRGARIYCELAGSGSSSDAFHMTAPSESGEGPARCMAAAMKDAGINPDQVEYLNAHGTSTPLGDVAETLALKRALGEHAYRTMVSSTKSMTGHLLGAAGGVEAIFTILALHHGIIPPTINLENPGEGCDLDYVPNVAREKKIDVAVSNGFGFGGTNGTLVFRRI
- a CDS encoding beta-ketoacyl-ACP synthase III gives rise to the protein MYSRIAGTGSYLPANIVTNADLEQRVETSDEWIRTRTGIRERRVAADGETTCDLAFHAATRALEAAGVAAAEIDLIVLGTTTPDIIFPSTACLLQHRLGANGCAAFDVNAACSGFVYALGVANAFIRSGQAKKALVVGAETLTRMLDWNDRSTCVLFGDGAGAVVLEASEEPGILTTKLHADGGYKHLLYNPVGVSAGFRDEPNHGVRVMMTGNEVFKVAVKTLDRIVGETLEAAGMHESEVDWLIPHQANLRIIEATAKRLKLPMERVIVTVDRHGNTSSGSVPLALDEAVRSGRVQRGQTILLEAFGGGFTWASALLKY
- a CDS encoding aminodeoxychorismate synthase component I; this encodes MAARHDLAALAAAEPARYPGLLESVATGTPQARWDILFAFPQETLRLDADGVTRDGDGCALGLPFLDALDAAWSAAGGSSESPDDWPFHGGWLLYLGYELAGEIEPRLRSRLAPSPLPVALALRCPAAILFDHREQRTVLVAEAGHEDLLDKLVADLAACAPLDAVAPRVVGVDEDAPARFLDGVARTHEYLRAGDVFQVNLSREWRVALAPGTRPIDIHAALRRANPAPFAGFFQYEGFAVASSSPERLVETRGRAVQTRPIAGTRPRLDGDDTAARILELVGHPKERAEHVMLIDLERNDLGRVCVPGSIAVDELMAVESYAHVHHIVSNVRGHLREGVTPGQVIRAVFPGGTITGCPKVRCMEIIAELERAPRGAYTGSLGYLDRNGDLDLNILIRTLTQVGDRVRFRAGAGIVVDSIAEAELAETRAKARGLLRALGLDG
- the acpP gene encoding acyl carrier protein translates to MSTIEERVKKIVIEQLGVKEDEVTPSASFVDDLGADSLDTVELVMALEEEFECEIPDEEAEKITTVQQAVDYVKAHVKS